One stretch of Saccharopolyspora erythraea DNA includes these proteins:
- a CDS encoding nuclear transport factor 2 family protein, with protein MLIPEYMARLDSDDPRTAMDLVEADVGFLLALPSGPVSGTSKDELWGYVSRRPDVTRRHHIIEASSHADFEAVYGVVTDDDVETGAFLASARLSQSGRMQRYLVHFDQEFRLFGADEVQRPGE; from the coding sequence ATGCTGATTCCCGAGTACATGGCTCGGCTCGACAGCGACGACCCGCGCACGGCCATGGACCTCGTCGAGGCCGACGTCGGCTTCCTGCTGGCGTTGCCGTCCGGGCCGGTCAGCGGGACGTCCAAGGACGAGCTGTGGGGATATGTGTCCCGTCGTCCCGACGTCACCAGGCGGCACCACATCATCGAGGCGAGCTCGCACGCCGACTTCGAAGCGGTCTACGGAGTGGTCACCGACGACGACGTGGAGACCGGCGCGTTCCTGGCGTCGGCACGGCTTTCCCAGTCCGGTCGCATGCAGCGCTACCTGGTGCACTTCGACCAGGAGTTCCGGCTTTTCGGCGCGGACGAGGTTCAGCGGCCCGGCGAGTGA